The sequence CGCGAACGCAAGCGACTTCGGGGCCGCGCTCGTCGAATCCACGGGCGACGAGGCGCATGTTGCGGCGCTCGCCGCCCGCGCCGCGGCGCGGGGATTGAGGCTCGCGGGCGGTCGCCTCGCCCGCGAGAACGGCACGGAGGTGCCGGCCCCTTCGGAGGATGCGGTCTACGGTCTTCTCGGCCTCGCGACGCCTCCTCCGGAGCTCCGGGAATCCCCCGCGGCCTTCGCGTGGCGCGGGGCGCTCGTCGAGGAAGCCGACATCGTGGGCGACCTGCACGTCCATACCCGCGCAAGCGACGGGCGCGCGACGCTCCCGGAGATGGTCGAAGCCGCCGCCCGGCGCGGCCGACGCTGGGTTGCCGTCTCGGACCACGCCGCGGGACTTCCCGTTCCCCGGGGCCTCGACGAGGACGCGCTGGCGGCCCGCGTCGCCGAGGTGCGGGGCGGCGCGTTCCCGATCCCCGTGCTCGTCGGGTGCGAGGCGAACATCCTCGAGGACGGAAGCCTGGGCGTCGATGCGGCCGCGCTCGAGGCGCTCGACGTCGTCGTCGGAAGCGCGCACTCGAAGCTCGACCAGCCGCGCGGGGCGATGACGCGGCGCATCGTCGACGCGCTCTCGACCGGGCTCGTGGACGTCCTCGGGCACGTCACCAACCGGCGGCTCCCCGCGCGGCCGGAAAGCGATTTCGACGTCGAACGCGTCCTGGACGCGGTGCGCTCGGCGGGCGCCGCGCTCGAGATCAACGGCAGCCCCGAACGGATGGACCCTCCCGCGCCGATCCTCCGCCGCGCGCGCGAGCTCGGAATACCCTTCGCGCTCGATTCGGACGCCCACGCGCCGGGCGAATTCGCGAACGTGCGTTGGGGTGTCGTCGCCGCGCGCCGCGGAGGCGTACCCCCCGGGGAGGTGTTGACGGCGCGGCCGTTCGACGAGGTCCGTCGTTTTCTCGCCTCACGGCGTCGTCGCGCGCCGTGACGACAGGCGGCAAGGCGCCGTCTCGGCGGGCGAAGGCGAGGGGACTTGAGGCTGCGCCGCCGAGCGCGCGGCATGGTCCCCCGCATTACCCCGAGAGGCCTCGCCGCGCTGCTCGCGCTCGGCCTCCTTGCGCCGGCGCTCGTTTTCGCGTCCCCGGCGGCCGCGGCTCCGGCCGCGACGTTCGACTTCGGCTCGGACATCGCGATCGGCACCGCGTGGTCGCACACCGCGCGCAAGCCCGCGATGGACGCCGCCCTCGCTTCCGGCATGACGATCTTCTTCTCGGACGCGAAGGACGGCACCGGCAAGGCCGGATGGTACACCACGGCGTACCCGATGAGCGGCGCGTACGCTCCCGGCGACGGCGCCGT comes from Candidatus Thermoplasmatota archaeon and encodes:
- a CDS encoding PHP domain-containing protein — protein: MEPSPAGAARVLDRFALVHRALGDRQRGLAYERAAASVRAEPDRLRAGATRADLERLPFVGPGISARLEEYLATGRVRALEALEAKLPRDFERFVEIPGIGPALALRIAAEGGVSTVEDLARAAESGRILRVAGVTERHRRAILAKLPALRAPPRRVALLAKASRIAERVVSDFDRSGAFARAVVAGEARRGRALVDRVAVIAAALDAVDARQALGEMGFVPVSEGLFRLDDDVPVEVRLANASDFGAALVESTGDEAHVAALAARAAARGLRLAGGRLARENGTEVPAPSEDAVYGLLGLATPPPELRESPAAFAWRGALVEEADIVGDLHVHTRASDGRATLPEMVEAAARRGRRWVAVSDHAAGLPVPRGLDEDALAARVAEVRGGAFPIPVLVGCEANILEDGSLGVDAAALEALDVVVGSAHSKLDQPRGAMTRRIVDALSTGLVDVLGHVTNRRLPARPESDFDVERVLDAVRSAGAALEINGSPERMDPPAPILRRARELGIPFALDSDAHAPGEFANVRWGVVAARRGGVPPGEVLTARPFDEVRRFLASRRRRAP